One window of the Rhizorhabdus dicambivorans genome contains the following:
- the crtY gene encoding lycopene beta-cyclase CrtY, whose protein sequence is MSGVMCDLAIIGGGLSGGLIALAARRMQPERRILLIEAAPALGGAHLWSFVDSDVGEAEKALLQPLVNYGWREYSVVFPQYKRALPFPFYSLRSDRFDEALREAMPAESILTGRRATGVSADGVVLEDGTMIAAHGVIDARGPADLSLLDLHYRKFVGYELTLDGPHSVRRATLIDAAADPAEGFQYMMMLPIETDRLFIEDVRYEAWPDIDMTDHGNRIVNHAARFGWRIRSSARGQAGILPIALGGAFDDYWNSGGVGVAKAGLRAGLFHPVTGNSLADAARTALLVAGAQDWSGAALHKLLHDHAARAWAQRDYYRRFARHMLRGLPVAEGYMMLESLYRMDADLIARFHGMRLGLADRMALSLGEGPMPLKAMLGR, encoded by the coding sequence ATGAGCGGCGTCATGTGCGATCTCGCCATCATCGGTGGCGGCCTTTCGGGGGGCCTGATCGCGTTGGCGGCGCGGCGGATGCAGCCCGAGCGGCGGATATTGCTGATCGAGGCGGCGCCCGCACTGGGCGGCGCGCATCTGTGGTCGTTCGTCGACAGCGATGTGGGCGAAGCGGAGAAGGCGCTGCTCCAGCCGCTGGTGAACTATGGCTGGCGCGAATATTCCGTGGTGTTCCCGCAGTACAAGCGCGCGCTGCCCTTCCCCTTCTACAGCCTGCGATCGGACCGGTTCGACGAGGCGCTGCGCGAGGCGATGCCGGCCGAGAGCATCTTGACCGGCCGCCGCGCCACCGGCGTCAGCGCCGACGGCGTGGTGCTGGAGGACGGGACGATGATCGCCGCCCATGGCGTAATCGACGCGCGCGGGCCCGCCGACCTGTCGCTGCTCGACCTGCATTACCGCAAGTTCGTCGGCTATGAGCTGACCCTGGACGGCCCCCACAGCGTGCGCCGCGCCACCCTGATCGATGCCGCCGCCGATCCGGCCGAGGGCTTCCAATATATGATGATGCTGCCGATCGAGACCGACCGGCTGTTCATCGAGGATGTCCGCTACGAGGCGTGGCCGGACATCGACATGACCGACCATGGCAATCGCATCGTCAACCATGCGGCGCGCTTCGGCTGGCGGATCCGCAGCTCGGCGCGGGGCCAGGCAGGGATATTGCCGATCGCGCTGGGCGGCGCGTTCGACGATTACTGGAATTCGGGCGGGGTGGGCGTCGCCAAGGCCGGGCTGCGCGCCGGGCTGTTCCATCCGGTGACCGGCAATTCGCTGGCGGACGCGGCGCGCACCGCGCTGCTGGTGGCGGGGGCGCAGGACTGGTCGGGCGCCGCGCTGCACAAGCTGCTCCACGACCATGCCGCCAGGGCCTGGGCCCAGCGCGACTATTATCGCCGCTTCGCCCGCCACATGCTGCGCGGGCTGCCGGTGGCCGAGGGCTATATGATGCTCGAATCGCTCTATCGCATGGACGCGGACCTGATCGCGCGTTTCCACGGGATGCGGCTGGGGCTGGCCGATCGCATGGCGCTGAGCCTGGGCGAGGGGCCGATGCCGCTGAAGGCGATGCTGGGCCGATGA
- a CDS encoding LOG family protein: MIRALCVFCGSSPGFDPVHGEAARALGAAIAAAGIDLVYGGGKVGLMGIVADAVMAGGRRATGVIPRALFELEVGHTGLSELHVVASMHERKAMMADLSDGFIALSGGIGTFEELFEIWTWAQLGDHAKPVALLNIAGFYDKLAGFLDDVVAAGFLRAVHRDMLMMGDEPAALVARMRDYTPPVVAKWIGDRER; the protein is encoded by the coding sequence ATGATCCGCGCGCTCTGCGTCTTCTGCGGATCGAGCCCCGGCTTCGATCCCGTCCATGGCGAGGCCGCCCGCGCGCTGGGCGCGGCGATCGCGGCGGCGGGGATCGACCTGGTCTATGGCGGCGGCAAGGTGGGCCTGATGGGGATCGTCGCCGATGCAGTGATGGCCGGCGGGCGGCGCGCGACCGGCGTGATCCCCAGAGCGCTGTTCGAGCTGGAGGTGGGCCACACCGGGCTGTCCGAACTGCACGTCGTCGCATCGATGCACGAGCGCAAGGCGATGATGGCCGACCTGTCCGACGGCTTCATCGCGCTGTCGGGCGGGATCGGCACCTTCGAGGAACTGTTCGAGATCTGGACCTGGGCGCAGCTGGGCGACCATGCCAAGCCGGTGGCGCTGCTCAACATCGCCGGCTTCTACGACAAGCTGGCGGGATTCCTTGACGATGTGGTGGCGGCCGGATTCCTGCGCGCGGTGCACCGCGACATGCTGATGATGGGGGATGAGCCGGCGGCGCTGGTCGCGCGGATGCGGGATTATACGCCGCCGGTGGTGGCGAAGTGGATCGGCGACCGGGAGCGGTGA
- the sucC gene encoding ADP-forming succinate--CoA ligase subunit beta, translating to MNIHEYQAKELLAKFGAAVPAGYAALSVDEAVEAAKKLPGPIWVVKAQIHAGGRGKGKFKELSPEAKGGVRLSKSIDEVKANAQEMLGNTLVTIQTGEAGKQVNRLYVTDGADIKSEYYLSMLVDRKTGRIAMIVSTEGGMDIETVAHDTPEKIRTIVIDPAEGFMPHHGRAVAFALKLKGDLNKQAVKLAEQLYNAFIATDMSMLEVNPLVETTDGKLLVLDAKVSFDSNALYRHPDILALRDETEEDPAEIEASKYDLAYIKLDGDIGCMVNGAGLAMATMDIIKLNGMFPANFLDVGGGASKEKVTAAFKIILADPAVKGILVNIFGGIMKCDIIAEGIVAAAKEVNLSVPLVVRLEGTNVQQGKDILAGSGLPIVAADDLGDAARKIVAEVKKAA from the coding sequence ATGAACATCCATGAATATCAGGCCAAGGAACTGCTAGCGAAGTTCGGTGCCGCGGTTCCCGCCGGCTATGCCGCGCTCAGCGTCGACGAAGCGGTCGAGGCCGCCAAGAAGCTTCCCGGGCCGATCTGGGTGGTCAAGGCGCAGATCCACGCCGGCGGCCGCGGCAAGGGCAAGTTCAAGGAGCTGAGCCCCGAGGCCAAGGGCGGCGTCCGCCTGTCCAAGTCGATCGACGAGGTGAAGGCCAATGCGCAGGAGATGCTGGGCAACACGCTGGTCACCATCCAGACCGGCGAGGCCGGCAAGCAGGTCAACCGCCTCTATGTGACCGACGGCGCCGACATCAAATCCGAATATTATCTGTCGATGCTGGTCGACCGGAAGACCGGCCGCATCGCGATGATCGTGTCGACCGAGGGCGGCATGGACATCGAGACCGTCGCCCATGACACGCCCGAGAAGATCCGCACCATCGTGATCGATCCGGCCGAGGGCTTCATGCCGCACCATGGCCGCGCAGTGGCCTTCGCGCTGAAGCTGAAGGGCGATCTCAACAAGCAGGCGGTCAAGCTCGCCGAGCAGCTCTACAACGCCTTCATCGCCACCGACATGTCGATGCTCGAGGTCAACCCGCTGGTCGAGACCACCGACGGCAAGCTGCTGGTGCTGGACGCCAAGGTGAGCTTCGATTCGAACGCGCTCTACCGCCACCCCGACATCCTCGCCCTGCGCGACGAGACCGAGGAGGATCCGGCCGAGATCGAGGCGTCGAAGTACGACCTGGCCTATATCAAGCTGGACGGCGACATCGGCTGCATGGTCAACGGCGCCGGCCTCGCCATGGCGACGATGGACATCATCAAGCTGAACGGCATGTTCCCGGCCAACTTCCTCGACGTCGGCGGTGGTGCCAGCAAGGAGAAGGTGACCGCGGCGTTCAAGATCATCCTCGCCGATCCGGCGGTGAAGGGCATCCTCGTCAACATCTTCGGCGGGATCATGAAGTGCGACATCATCGCCGAGGGCATCGTCGCGGCGGCGAAGGAAGTGAACCTGTCGGTGCCGCTGGTCGTGCGCCTCGAAGGCACCAACGTCCAGCAGGGCAAGGACATACTGGCCGGCTCCGGCCTGCCGATCGTCGCCGCCGACGATCTGGGCGATGCCGCCAGGAAGATCGTCGCCGAGGTGAAGAAGGCGGCCTGA